One Thermofilum sp. genomic window carries:
- a CDS encoding winged helix-turn-helix domain-containing protein, with amino-acid sequence MSDEELTGNALKIYLQILASRKPVGVRELARALDLPVSTVHYHLKKLEEEDLVRRSSDGYVVSRTVVPPGYVLLAGRPFKRLAVYGAFFTGFSLGEVYLCLATGVTLERAALAAVTALAAALFLIESRAAR; translated from the coding sequence TGTCGGACGAGGAGCTGACCGGCAACGCTCTCAAAATCTACCTGCAGATCCTCGCTAGCAGGAAGCCTGTCGGCGTCAGGGAGCTGGCTAGGGCGCTAGACCTCCCCGTAAGCACGGTGCACTACCACCTTAAGAAGCTGGAAGAAGAGGACCTGGTTCGGAGGAGCAGCGACGGCTACGTCGTTTCCCGCACCGTCGTCCCTCCCGGCTACGTGCTCCTCGCCGGCAGGCCGTTCAAGAGGCTCGCCGTCTACGGCGCCTTCTTCACCGGCTTCTCCCTGGGTGAAGTTTACCTCTGTCTCGCCACAGGAGTAACCCTGGAGCGGGCAGCGCTCGCAGCGGTCACGGCCCTGGCGGCAGCTCTCTTTCTCATCGAGTCGCGGGCCGCGCGGTGA